One genomic segment of Mytilus trossulus isolate FHL-02 chromosome 4, PNRI_Mtr1.1.1.hap1, whole genome shotgun sequence includes these proteins:
- the LOC134715598 gene encoding MDS1 and EVI1 complex locus protein EVI1-A-like, with amino-acid sequence MTQEPVHNLKMNENITRELLHEGNSQSLIHDHNSQYYPCEDCERVFSSPGGLKQHQHTHKSVKPFQCDVCQKSYTQFSNLCRHKRMHLECQQKLQCFQCNMTFTNLSSLSRHRQHCAANSNKLTPCSNRSTLAVDAELRPDSFSKTKVAYPVPFYPLPTLPMHLSPISKNHSVPSNEAMFNHHMQYQRHFQYYGRPSSTGSEERSLDSSGIVSDRSATPNSMASDKTETEFNRSTSSSILDDKEFKSCTRLISPLSSSSDERLVIDEHFRRSDSPEVDVEHLSDEDKSNNQAEMLCQSRQLSQDNGPYDLSIRKESPDNLYIIKSGSYDLPMDLSVSKKPQNESRKTHIFGPPKSFPIFAHLDHFTANTHFIQNMANMVAIQKMMMENTVKPSVDNFMGHMIQTEVKNQRLVSSPNEKIDKPKRQLSPQERYTCKFCNRMFPRAANLNRHLRTHTGERPYKCKSCDRSFSISSNLQRHVKNIHNKEKPFQCTQCDRTFGQQTNLDRHMYIHMENSMDTNRRLSTPDFTHVKESQGSRDCPFSSENASLSFKPYEEKLSLRPEYIEKDDSQNSKKRSRTGDIDTDDEMQPSEKRLCVN; translated from the coding sequence aTGACGCAAGAACCTGTTCATAACCtcaaaatgaatgaaaacatCACAAGAGAACTACTTCACGAAGGAAACAGTCAAAGTCTTATTCACGATCATAATTCGCAATATTACCCATGTGAAGATTGTGAGAGGGTATTCTCTTCGCCCGGCGGACTGAAGCAACACCAACATACGCATAAATCGGTGAAACCATTCCAATGTGATGTATGCCAGAAGTCGTATACACAGTTTTCAAACTTATGCCGTCATAAACGGATGCATTTAGAATGTCAGCAAAAACTTCAATGCTTTCAGTGTAATATGACATTTACGAACCTCTCTTCACTTTCCAGACATCGACAACATTGCGCTGCGAATTCAAACAAGTTAACACCGTGCAGCAATCGTAGTACATTAGCAGTAGATGCCGAATTAAGACCTGATAGCTTTAGTAAGACGAAAGTAGCTTATCCGGTACCGTTTTACCCGCTACCAACTTTACCAATGCATTTAAGTCCAATTTCCAAGAACCACTCCGTACCTAGCAACGAAGCAATGTTCAATCATCACATGCAATACCAAAGACACTTCCAATACTATGGACGACCAAGCTCAACAGGAAGCGAAGAGAGGTCGCTTGATAGTTCGGGGATTGTATCCGACAGAAGTGCAACACCAAACAGCATGGCCAGTGACAAGACTGAAACCGAGTTTAATAGAAGCACTTCTTCTAGCATTCTAGACGATAAAGAATTCAAATCATGTACAAGACTGATTTCTCCATTAAGTTCATCCAGTGACGAACGTCTAGTTATAGACGAACATTTCAGACGAAGTGATTCTCCGGAAGTTGATGTTGAACATTTGTCTGATGAGGATAAGTCAAATAACCAAGCAGAAATGTTATGTCAAAGCAGACAGCTATCCCAAGATAATGGACCGTATGATTTGTCCATACGAAAGGAATCTCCAGataatttatacataatcaAATCAGGCAGTTATGATTTACCAATGGACTTATCAGTCAGTAAAAAACCACAAAACGAAAGCAGAAAAACACACATTTTCGGACCACCAAAGTCTTTTCCAATATTTGCACATTTGGATCATTTTACCGCCAACACACATTTCATTCAGAATATGGCGAATATGGTGGCCATTCAGAAGATGATGATGGAAAATACGGTTAAGCCTTCTGTCGACAATTTCATGGGACATATGATACAGACTGAAGTGAAAAACCAGAGATTAGTCTCTTCGCCAAACGAGAAAATTGACAAGCCGAAAAGACAACTTTCTCCTCAAGAAAGATACACTTGTAAATTTTGCAACAGAATGTTTCCACGAGCAGCAAATTTGAATAGACATTTGCGCACGCATACCGGTGAACGTCCATACAAATGTAAGTCCTGTGACCGATCATTCAGCATCTCATCTAACCTTCAACGTCATGTAAAGAACATTCACAATAAGGAGAAACCGTTCCAGTGCACACAATGTGATCGTACATTCGGTCAACAGACGAATTTAGATCGACATATGTATATTCATATGGAAAACAGCATGGATACAAACAGACGTCTAAGCACACCTGATTTTACTCATGTAAAAGAAAGTCAAGGAAGCAGAGATTGCCCATTTAGCTCGGAAAATGCATCTCTGTCATTCAAGCCTTATGAAGAAAAGCTTTCACTTAGACCTGAATACATTGAAAAAGACGATAGCCAAAATTCCAAGAAGAGATCAAGGACTGGTGATATTGACACTGATGATGAAATGCAACCTTCAGAAAAAAGATTATGTGTAAATTAA
- the LOC134716688 gene encoding craniofacial development protein 2-like, whose translation MADISKAAQVAKEMKKIWYGHTKYISESRWKGSGETKLQSGATVIYVGDDEHQVKGVVIMMNERAKKSLMEWTPINKRMLKARFYSKYKKLTVIQAFAPTNDAKEEEKEEFYQPLQDNVSSGNNTDNYAYSYE comes from the coding sequence ATGGCAGACATATCAAAAGCAGCACAAGTAGCgaaggaaatgaaaaaaatatggtatggACATACTAAGTATATCAGTGAGAGTAGATGGAAAGGATCGGGTGAAACCAAGCTTCAAAGTGGAGCCACAGTGATCTATGTCGGGGATGATGAACATCAAGTCAAGGGAGTAGTCATAATGATGAATGAAAGAGCTAAGAAATCATTGATGGAATGGACACCAATCAACAAGAGAATGCTAAAAGCAAGATTCTATTCAAAGTATAAGAAGCTGACAGTTATACAAGCATTTGCTCCAACAAATGATGCAAAAGAGGAAGAGAAAGAAGAATTTTACCAACCACTACAAGACAATGTTTCATCCGGCAATAATACTGATAATTATGCTTATAGTTATGAGTGA